The following are encoded together in the Coregonus clupeaformis isolate EN_2021a unplaced genomic scaffold, ASM2061545v1 scaf4599, whole genome shotgun sequence genome:
- the LOC123490747 gene encoding protein mono-ADP-ribosyltransferase PARP12-like, with amino-acid sequence MALMPYKQAKHLQKEQMMKKNGGKPVYERNLFHGTDESIIDAICEQNFDWRTCGVNGTPYGQGSYFARDASFSNNYIKSQSRSQKIMFVALVLVGEFTKGHDNYRRPPQKGTSMVLYDSCVDSQHNPSIFVVFEKHQIYPEFLIEYS; translated from the exons atggCTTTGATgccatacaagcaagccaaacacct GCAGAAGGAACAGATGATGAAGAAGAATGGAGGGAAACCGGTTTACGAGAGAAACTTGTTTCACGGCACAGATGAGTCTATCATAGATGCCATCTGTGAACAGAACTTTGACTGGAGGACCTGCGGTGTCAATGGAACACCTTATGGTCAAG GGAGCTACTTTGCTAGAGATGCCTCATTCTCCAACAACTACATCAAGTCTCAGAGCAGGAGCCAGAAGATCATGTTTGTGGCTCTGGTCTTGGTTGGAGAGTTCACCAAGGGACATGACAATTACCGTCGTCCCCCTCAGAAAGGCACCAGCATGGTCCTCTACGACAGCTGTGTCGACTCACAACACAACCCATCCATTTTTGTTGTGTTTGAGAAACATCAGATTTATCCTGAATTCCTAATTGAGTACTCCTAA